In Oleiharenicola lentus, the following are encoded in one genomic region:
- a CDS encoding glycoside hydrolase family 2 TIM barrel-domain containing protein, with the protein MTLRPLLAGFGLLLFPLCLNAADAWPLITRRGDALYEGDRPFRFLGLAAPNLQAHESQIHADFGNRFPDDYETRDMLDSMQRLGGRATRIFALSVASPADRGMPAYITGRRQYNEQAFRCLDLILARCHEYDIRLIIPFIASQSFPFVRGVDEFSALSGKPPGSFWIDEEVKADFRHFLDFVLNRRNTVNGRLYKDDPAILAWQLGNEFMSYPGDRKLDAAVWVPRLTAWSLEMAAYIKQVDPNHLVMEAGGDREAFLASPHIDVMSAHLYEYWSRQKGEPSDLAVLARAEWENCRGRKPLMVDEFGLATIDNNRALIATIRETGIVGGLLWSLRSHRRDGGFMLHNEEGTPINSYHYPGFGAGQGNQETQLFDLLRHAAFALRGLPLPPLRPPAPAPVLFATRGGFTWRGSTGANHYAIERAAAPAGPWEVRAVGLHDSVVAHPEQVLALEGKRGPAGGPAGDPRPVALWFDESAAPGSTWHYRIRGFNAAGATDYSPVFTITKP; encoded by the coding sequence ATGACACTCCGCCCCCTGCTGGCCGGCTTCGGCCTGCTGCTATTCCCGCTTTGTCTCAACGCGGCCGATGCCTGGCCCCTCATCACGCGCCGCGGCGATGCGCTCTACGAGGGCGACCGGCCGTTCCGCTTCCTCGGCCTCGCCGCGCCCAACCTCCAGGCGCACGAGTCGCAGATTCACGCGGACTTCGGCAACCGTTTCCCCGACGACTACGAGACCCGCGACATGCTCGACAGCATGCAGCGGCTCGGTGGTCGCGCCACCCGCATCTTTGCCCTCAGCGTCGCCAGCCCGGCCGACCGCGGCATGCCGGCCTACATCACCGGCCGCCGCCAATACAACGAGCAGGCCTTCCGCTGCCTCGACCTGATCCTCGCGCGCTGCCACGAATACGACATCCGGCTCATCATCCCGTTCATCGCCTCGCAGTCGTTTCCGTTCGTGCGCGGCGTGGACGAGTTCAGCGCGTTGTCCGGCAAGCCGCCCGGCTCCTTCTGGATCGACGAGGAGGTAAAGGCCGACTTCCGCCACTTCCTGGATTTCGTGCTCAACCGCCGCAACACGGTGAACGGCCGGCTCTACAAGGACGACCCCGCCATCCTCGCGTGGCAGCTCGGCAACGAGTTCATGAGCTACCCCGGCGATCGCAAGCTGGACGCGGCCGTCTGGGTGCCGCGCCTCACGGCGTGGTCGCTGGAAATGGCCGCCTATATCAAGCAGGTTGACCCGAACCACCTCGTCATGGAGGCCGGCGGCGACCGTGAGGCCTTTCTCGCCAGCCCGCACATCGACGTGATGAGCGCACACCTCTACGAATATTGGAGCCGCCAGAAGGGCGAACCCTCGGACCTCGCCGTGCTGGCCCGCGCCGAGTGGGAAAATTGCCGCGGGCGGAAGCCGCTCATGGTGGATGAATTCGGCCTGGCGACGATCGACAACAACCGCGCGCTGATCGCCACCATCCGGGAAACCGGCATCGTGGGCGGCCTGCTCTGGAGCCTGCGCTCCCACCGGCGTGACGGCGGCTTCATGCTCCACAACGAGGAGGGCACGCCCATCAACTCCTACCACTATCCCGGCTTCGGCGCCGGACAGGGCAACCAGGAGACCCAGTTGTTCGACCTGCTGCGCCACGCCGCCTTCGCCCTCCGCGGCCTGCCGCTCCCGCCCCTGCGCCCGCCGGCGCCCGCCCCGGTGCTCTTCGCGACACGCGGCGGCTTCACCTGGCGCGGGTCCACCGGCGCCAACCATTACGCCATCGAGCGCGCCGCTGCCCCCGCCGGCCCCTGGGAAGTGCGCGCCGTCGGGCTGCACGATTCCGTGGTGGCGCACCCCGAGCAGGTCCTCGCCCTCGAGGGCAAGCGCGGCCCCGCGGGCGGCCCGGCCGGCGATCCGCGGCCGGTGGCGCTGTGGTTCGACGAATCCGCCGCCCCCGGCTCGACCTGGCACTACCGCATCCGCGGCTTCAATGCGGCCGGCGCCACCGATTACTCGCCGGTCTTCACGATCACCAAACCCTGA
- a CDS encoding energy transducer TonB — protein MRAVLLLSALLATPGFVPLTHAAASAWSPTAPLEVAATDATTRASRDLYQGRLTPTAAAAATEPGYRVIIAVDYDETGTPRDARVHASDDITHGRVLEQVSLQLARGAKREPRIKDGRPVGFTAHVPFHFPVRDDEGPATSAAPRPRLQRSQPPAFPDLLVQRGESGGAILEITIDKTGEVSRARVLETSHEVCGDAARAAVKNWVFTPVEENGRPVRSRWRIAFAFESTGRPAELKWRLAPRPNLGAYTVIAAP, from the coding sequence ATGCGCGCTGTCCTGCTTTTGTCCGCCCTGCTCGCCACCCCCGGGTTCGTCCCGCTCACCCATGCTGCCGCCAGCGCCTGGTCGCCCACCGCCCCGCTCGAGGTCGCCGCGACGGACGCAACGACCCGCGCGTCGCGCGATCTCTATCAGGGACGCCTGACTCCGACCGCAGCCGCCGCCGCGACGGAGCCCGGCTACCGGGTGATCATCGCCGTTGACTACGACGAAACCGGCACGCCGCGGGATGCGCGCGTGCACGCCTCGGACGACATCACGCACGGCCGGGTGCTGGAGCAGGTCTCCCTGCAGCTGGCCCGCGGCGCCAAGCGTGAGCCGCGCATCAAGGACGGCCGGCCAGTCGGTTTCACGGCGCACGTGCCGTTTCATTTCCCCGTGCGGGACGACGAAGGTCCGGCCACCAGCGCCGCGCCCCGCCCGCGCCTGCAGCGCAGCCAGCCGCCGGCCTTTCCCGACCTGCTCGTCCAACGCGGCGAAAGCGGCGGCGCGATCCTCGAAATCACGATCGACAAGACGGGCGAGGTCAGCCGCGCCCGTGTGCTGGAGACCTCGCACGAGGTCTGCGGTGACGCCGCCCGGGCTGCGGTGAAGAACTGGGTGTTCACTCCGGTGGAGGAAAACGGCCGGCCGGTGCGCTCGCGCTGGCGGATCGCCTTTGCCTTCGAATCGACCGGCCGGCCCGCCGAGTTGAAGTGGCGCCTCGCCCCGCGGCCCAATCTCGGCGCCTACACCGTGATCGCGGCGCCCTGA